The window GAAAGACACCATCCCTTCGTTCAGCACAGATGCCGTTTTACCGGTACTGGCAAAAAATGCAGACCAGGTCTTTGTCCCAAGAGCCACCCATGAAACTAAAATGAAAGACACCGCCGAGATGCACGCAGAGAAAAATACACGCCATCGACACGACGCGATAAGTACGATGGGGATCAGGACACCCAGATGCGGTTTGAAAGTCAGTAAACCTATCAATAATCCAGCAAGAATTGGTTTACGATCGAGGTAGTAGAGAGCCCCAGTAAAGAGTCCCGCTGTAAGAAAAGCGTTCTGCCCATGGCCCAGCGTCACAAAGACCGCAGGGAAAGCCAGTGTCAAAATGATCGCCTCGTGACGCCCTGCAAGTTTCACCACCATAGACACGAACAAAAGCAAGGTCAGTCCCTGCCAGACGAAGAGCGCCAATAGATAAGGTAGTGCGCCGAGAGGCATCAACATCAGTATAAAGGTAGGTGGATAGGAAAAGCTGTAGAAGTCTTCAAGTTCAGGTCCGAGAGCCACTCTCTCGGCTTTAAATTGTGCAGAAAAATCGTAGGCAAGAGGCGCCTGGCCGTCGATCGCCAATTGTGCAGCAGAATAAAAGCTGGTGAAATCAGTCCCAAGAGGACGGCCCTGACGATCGAACACTCCATTTGCCATGAGCACCCAGATCAAAATGACCAGTATGTAGGTTACCAAAAAGATACACGGGTAAACACGTAAACGTTCTTTGGTCAACCACTTACCAGAGGAACCTGATAGTGACATAGGCAACGTCCCTCCTCCCTGGTGAGTATATAATTACTCATCATGCAATTAAAATATAACGAAAGTGACAGGTCCCTATTCTCTAGAGGATCGATGTCTATTGAAAAGATTGTATAGGAAACCCGTGGCGATTCAAAGATACAAAAATACGTGCAATTACACCGGATATGGGGTTAAAGACAAAAGAGAGGTCAGGTCTTACTTATACTTGCTCATAAATATGGGTAAAGTTGTCAGATCTTTCGAAAGGCTGTGCAAATTAGACGGCAAAAAAGCCCTTGAATTATTTCTATCATGTTTGAGAAGGTCAATACCCAACCAATTAGAAGGTGGATTTATTCCGATATGCGACAGCACAATTGCAGGAGCATCATAATGGGAACCTCGAACAGAACTTATTACACCGCAAGATTGATTTTTCGACAGTACAAATAGAGGAAACGATATAATGCAATTTTATTCATAATTGAAAGTTTAGAAAAACACCTCTCAGCCGTTCATCAAGTCCGATTAAGGTCTCACCCACAATCTCCTGCGGAACCCCACCATAAAAGTCCTCAGCAATACTCCCGGCAATACACGCTTGAGTATCACTATCCCCTCCCAAAGAAACAGTATAACGAACAGCATCCTCAAAAGCAGTCGATTCAAGAAAGGCAATGATGGCTTGCGGCACAGACTTCTGGCAAGAGACTTCAAAACCGTAATCTTCGCGAAGAACATCGATCGTTGAGGAAAGATCATATTTAAAATGGTTTTCTACATACCCCTTGGGCTCTGTTTTACTTGAACCGGTAAGCGATATAAAAACAGCCGCCGCAACAGCCTGTGCACCTTTGATCCCTTCCGGGTGATTATGTGTGATTTCAGCGCTGTGCTTCGCTTCTTTCAGGACCTTATCCAGATCGTCATAAAACCAGGCAACGGGACTGACACGCATAGCGGAGCCATTACCATAACTGCCATAAGGTTTCGGATGCGGGGAGCGGGCCCAGCGCCGGAAGCGACCACCGTAACCTGCATTCGGATAATAGTAGAAATATTCTCGGAGTTTATCCTGGTAGGGAATCCTGTGCAGAAGGCTGTCTGCTAAAGCGATGGTGTGAACAGTATCATCAGTGAAAACACTTTGGCGGCTGAACAGTTCGAACTCTTGGCTCTTGATTCCGGGATGTTCAAAGCGCGAGCCTATGATATCAACCGCGATGGCCCCCAGCATCCGCCCCTTCACTAAATATGTGCTTAGATTTAAAAAAAACGGGGATAATCCCCCGACGCTTGCTTCGTAAACATGGTCAAGTCTTTGTTTGTCTCAGAGATCTCTGCTACTCTGTGGTGCAAGATGATTGGGTGGTCTGATTTTTTATGCTTACGTTTATAAAGATCCGTTGAGAGAAGCCGTAATCTTTGAAGATAAGGACTTCAATTTCGCCAGACGCTCGTCTTTTGGCAGAGCCCCGAGCTTCTTCACCTCGACATAGAACTTTTCCAGATCGTTTCCGGATTGCAGCAAAAGCGTCTGAAAGGCCGGAACCAGCTCATAATAACTTGCCGCTGAAGAGAGTCGCGCATTATTCAGGCCGCGCTTGACCCATAAATCATAGCCCGCATAGCCATTCCAGCGCTCTTTGAGGCGTTCATAATCATCAACAGCACCATTTATAATCTGTTCTTTAGCAATACGCTTTTGATCATTCCCCTGCTCTGAAGCA of the Deltaproteobacteria bacterium IMCC39524 genome contains:
- a CDS encoding ADP-ribosylglycohydrolase family protein; translated protein: MLGAIAVDIIGSRFEHPGIKSQEFELFSRQSVFTDDTVHTIALADSLLHRIPYQDKLREYFYYYPNAGYGGRFRRWARSPHPKPYGSYGNGSAMRVSPVAWFYDDLDKVLKEAKHSAEITHNHPEGIKGAQAVAAAVFISLTGSSKTEPKGYVENHFKYDLSSTIDVLREDYGFEVSCQKSVPQAIIAFLESTAFEDAVRYTVSLGGDSDTQACIAGSIAEDFYGGVPQEIVGETLIGLDERLRGVFLNFQL
- a CDS encoding glycosyltransferase family 87 protein translates to MSLSGSSGKWLTKERLRVYPCIFLVTYILVILIWVLMANGVFDRQGRPLGTDFTSFYSAAQLAIDGQAPLAYDFSAQFKAERVALGPELEDFYSFSYPPTFILMLMPLGALPYLLALFVWQGLTLLLFVSMVVKLAGRHEAIILTLAFPAVFVTLGHGQNAFLTAGLFTGALYYLDRKPILAGLLIGLLTFKPHLGVLIPIVLIASCRWRVFFSACISAVSFILVSWVALGTKTWSAFFASTGKTASVLNEGMVSFYKMQSLYTSLRAIGLDTEIAYVLHGSLALFAAIVVLWVWRQDVDLRLKSAALGTGSLLISPFLLDYDLTLLAVPIACLASYGLFNGFRPGLINLLFLAWLTPIMARSLNLLVPIPWAPIIMFMFLYQTIRLCRVQVTEASPLS